A segment of the Fusobacterium ulcerans genome:
ATAAGAGAAATTTCTGGAGGTAGCAGATAATGATAAATGAACTGAAAAAAAGAGTACTTGTATTAGATGGAGCTACTGGAACAGCTATCCAAAAATATAATCTTACTGATGAAGATTTTCAAGGTAAAAAAGGCTGCAATGAAATCCTGAATATAACAAGACCTGATGTAATAAAAGAGATACACACTAAGTATATTGAAGCTGGTGCTGACATTATAGAAACAAACTCATTCAACTGCAACAGAATATCTCTGAAAGATTATGAAATAGAAGATATGTCTTACACTCTTTCAAAAAAAGGAGCTGAACTGGCTAGAGAAACAGCAGATAATTTTTATAAAACTTCTGGGAAGAAAATATATGTTGCTGGTTCTATTGGTCCTACAAGCAAAAGTCTTTCTCTTCCAATGGGAGATGTTCCCTATGAAAGAGAAATTAACTTTGATCAGATGAAAAAAATCTATTCTGAGCAGATAGAAGGGGTCATAGATGGCGGTGTAGATTGCCTCTTGATAGAGACTATATTTGATGGACTAAGTGCCAAGGCTGCCCTTGTAGCTGCCGAGGAACTTTTTGAAAAAAAGAATATACAGCTTCCAATTATGATATCTGCAACTGTAAACAGACAGGGAAAAATTTTCTCAGGACAGAGCATAGAATCTTTAATTACAGCTTTGGACAGACCTTCAATTATTTCCTTTGGTCTTAACTGTTCTTTTGGAGCAAGGGATCTTATTCCAATGATAAAAAGAATAGCTTCTTTTACAGATAAATATATTTCTCTCTATCCTAATGCTGGACTTCCTAATGAAGAGGGAGAATATGAGGAGACTCCTGAGATAACTGCTGGATATTTAAAAGAATTAGTAGATGAAAAAAAGGTAAATATTCTTGGTGGATGCTGTGGAACACATTTTTCGCACATAAAAGCAATAGCTGATTTAGTAAAAGACAAAGAACCTAGACTTCCAGTTTCGAAAGAAAATAGATATTTTCTCTCTGGAAATGAAATATATGATTTCAGCAATAAATTCACAATAGTTGGAGAAAGAAATAATGTAGCTGGTTCTAAAATTTTCAAAACATTGATTGAAGAAAAAAACTATATAAAAGCTTTAGAAATAGCTCGTTCACAAATAGAAAAAGGAGCTGCTGTACTGGATATCAACCTTGATGACGGGCTGTTGATACCTCATGAGGAAATGGAAAGATTTTTAAGAATAATTCAAAATGATCCCATAGTCTCAAAAATTTCTATAATGATAGATTCATCAGACTTTTTCACTATTGAAACTGCCTTAAAAAACATAGCTGGAAAATCAATAGTAAATTCCATCTCTCTAAAAGAGGGAGAAGAAGCTTTCAGAAAAAAAGCCAGAATAATAAAAAAATATGGTGCTGCTATGGTTGTTATGGCTTTTGATGAAAATGGGCAGGGAGTCTCTTATGAAAGAAAGGTAGAAATCTGCAATCGTTCATATAAAATATTGGCTGAAGAAGGAGTTCCCAGCTCAGATATAGCTTTTGATCCAAATATACTGACTATAGGTACTGGAAGTGAAGATGACAGATATAATGGGCTGAATTTTATAAAAACAGTTCAATGGATAAAAGAAAATCTTCCTCAATGCAGTATCACTGGAGGACTTAGCAATTTATCCTTTGCCTTCAGAGGAAACAATCCTTTGAGAGCAGCTATACACTCTTTGTTTATTGAAAATGCAAAAGAAAAAGGAATGAATTTTGCTATAATGAATCCTGGTGAGAAAGCTCCTCAGCTTACTTCAGAAGAAAAAAATACAATCCTATCCTTAATAAACGGAGAAGAGGATTCTCTTGATTCTATATTGGAACTTGCTGTAAAATTAAAAAATGCCTCTGATCTTCTTAAAAAGAACAGCTCCTCTGCTCCTAAAATAATAAAGAATGATTTTGATTCTTTAAAGGACAGAATAGAAAATGCTCTTATTTACGGAGGCAGTACAACTTTTGATACAGATATAAATACTGCTATGGAAACTATGACACCTTTAGATATTATACAAAATATTCTGATGAAAGGTATGGATAAAATAGGTGTTCTTTTTGAAAAGGGAGAACTATACCTTCCACAGCTTATAAGATCAGCAAGTGTTATGAACAGAGCTGTTGATATTTTGAAACCTCATATGAAAATAGAAGCCAATATAGGAATAAAAGGCAAAGTTCTTATGGCTACTGTAGATGGAGATGTTCATGATATTGGTAAAAATATTGCTGGAACAGTTTTGAAATGCAATGGTTATGAAGTGATAGACTTAGGGGTAATGGTAAGCAAAGAAAAAATACTTGAAGAAGCTGTAAAAAACAATGTGGATATCATTACATTAAGCGGTCTTATCAGTCCTTCATTAAAAGAAATGAAAAAGATTCTTTCTCTTTTAGACATCAGCAAACTTTCTATCCCTGTATTAATTGCAGGAGCAGCTACTTCTAAATTGCATACTGCTGTAAAATTAGAGCCATTTTATCAAGGAAAAACTTTTCATACTACAGATGCTTTAGATACTCTTACAATAATAAATAAGTTGATTTATGGTGACAGAGATTTATTTATAACTGAAAAAACAAAAGAACTCAGAGAGTTATGCAAAGTATATTTGAATAATAAAAAAGACACTTCTAAAATATCAGTATCTCCTAAAGAAGATTTTACTTCAGAAGTTATAGCTCCTAAACAATTAGGAAAACAATATATAGAATTTCCTCTGCAAAAGATTGAAAAATATATTAACTGGAATTTTCTTCTTCATAATATGAAAGTAAAAAATACACCTTTAGAAGAAAATACACTAAATGATGCTAAGTATATTTTAGAAAAAATGAAAGAAAATGATATAAAGGTCAAATGTGCTTTTGGAATTTTCCCTTGCACAAAAGATTCTGATAATTTAACAATAAAAGATAGTGATAAAAATTGGTCTATCTCTTTTATAAGAGGGGAAGTAAAAAATAATGATATTGGAATAAGTGATTTTTTCAATGAAAATGACTTTATAGGGACTTTTATTATTTCAGTAAACAGCTCTCTATTTGATGAAGACAACTATATGAGCATAATGGAAAGCATTCTTCTTACAAGAATTGCTGAAGCTGCTTCTGAATTTATGGAAAATTATTTGAAAGAAGAAAATATCTGGCTGCCTAATATCAGACCTGCTATAGGTTATTCATCTATTCCAGATCATTCTATCAAGAAAACTATTTTCGAAATCACTGAAGGTGAAAGAACAGGAGCATATCTTACTAATAATTTTGCTATGTCTCCACTGAGTACTGTATGTGGTATTTATATTTCCAATCCAAAGAGTTTTTATTTTGATTTGAAATAATTTTAAATACCTGATACAGTATATTTATACTAAGAAAATTAAGGAGGCAATATTATGATAGTTGTATATGCAAAATCTATTGTACCTGAAAAAAATATTGATAAATATTTAGAGATAGCAAAAAAATTAGCAGAGGAAACAAGAAAAGAAAAAGGAAATATTTTTTATGAAATGGTACAGGACAAAAATAACAGAAGTGTTCTTGCTTTTATAGAGAAATGGGAAAATATGGAAGTTTTAGATAAACATATGAAAACTCCACATTTCACTACATTTGTTCCTCAATTAAATGAATTAAGAGAAGGAGAATCTGAACTCGCTATACATGAAGTTCTATTCTAAAAAAAATTGGCAGCCTGTATAAAACAGACTGCCTTTTTATTTATTAATCTCTGCATATTCCTTGTTCTTTTGCTACTTTTTCAACTGCTGCTGCTACTGCATCTGCAACTCTTTTATCAAAAGCATCTGGAATGATGTAATTTTCATTCATTTCTTCATCAGTAATAAGAGAAGCTAATCCTCTTGCTGCTGCAAGTTTCATTTCTTCAGTTATTTTTCTAGATTTTGCTCTTAAAGCCCCTTTGAATAATCCTGGGAATACAAGAACGTTATTTATTTGGTTAGGATAGTCTGATCTTCCAGTTCCTACTATTTTTGCTCCTCCTGCTAAAGCATCTTCTGGCATTATTTCAGGAGTAGGATTTGCCATTGCAAATATTACAGCATCTTTATTCATTGTTTTTACCATTTCAGTAGTAAGAATATTTCCTACAGATACTCCAACAAAAACGTCGGCTCCTTGTACTGCAAATGCTAAATCTCCAGCAAGATCATTAGGGTTAGTTATTTCAGCTAACTCTCTCTTAGAGAAGTCATAAGATTCTTTATCACTTTTTCTAAGGATTCCAGGTTTATCAAGAACTAATATTTCTTTTGCTCCTAAATCTCTTATAAGTTTAGTTATAGAACTTCCTGCTGCCCCTGCTCCATTTACTACAACTTTAGCATCAGAGAATTTTTTACCTACAACTTTGAAAGCATTGATAAGTCCAGCAGCAACTACTATTGCAGTTCCGTGTTGGTCATCATGGAATACAGGAATATCTAATTCTTTCTTTAATCTAGTTTCTATTTCTATACATCTTGGTGCTGATATATCTTCTAAGTTTACTCCTCCAAGTCCTGGAGCTAGTAATTTTACTGTTCTGATAATTTCTTCTGGATCTTTAGTATCTAAACAAATAGGAATTGCATCTACCCCTGCAAATTCTTTGAATAGTACACATTTACCTTCCATTACTGGAAGAGCTGCTTCTGGACCGATATCTCCAAGTCCTAATACTGCTGTTCCATCAGTAATAACTGCAACCATGTTTCCTTTTGCTGTATATTTATATACATCCTCTTTGTTAGCTGCTATTTTTCTGCAAGGTTCTGCAACACCTGGTGAATAAGCAAGACTCAAATCATCTTTATTAGCTACTTTCACTTTTGAAACTATTGATATCTTTCCTTTATTTTTTTCATGCATTTCTAGTGCTCTTTCGAATACTGTTGACATAATATCTCCCTCCGTTTATTATAAAATATTTTTTGAAAATTTATTTTCATTTATTGTGACAGTGCAAACTATATTCAAATAATATATATTTGCCTTTAAAGCTTTATATGATGTATTATATCCCCTTTTTGTACAAAAGTAAAGTATTTTCTTTTTTTCTTGTCTTATTTACGTATTTAATATCTAATATTGATATAATAAACTTAAACTAGTACATATATTTTCTGAAAATAAATTTTTAAAATATTTTTTTCATCCGTGTACAATATATATTGTTTATTATCTATTTTTCCAACAAAAATTTAGGTGATTGAAAAATTTTTTTTACTTTTCAACCACCTCCATTTAAAGCAATGTTCTTATTTTAGTATTCCCAATTTCTTTAATTTCTCTTCATTTTCCTCTACAAATTCTTCAGTAATAGCATAAGCTACAGTTTTAGTAACTACTATTGCTGTTCCATCAAAAGATATTTCCACTTTCCTATCTTTTTCCAAAAATTCTTCTCCTCTTTCTACAGCTTTAGCTAAATTCTCTGCGTCTATTCTTTCTTTTAATATGCCTCTCATAAAAATACCTCCTTCATTAGGTTTTCTTCTTCTTATATATTATACAAGATCAATTTTCCTTTCCTTTTTTTCAAATGAAAAAGAGGATGCAGTTCACATCCTCTGTTTTATCTATACAAATAATGAATACAAGAAGTTTGCTGCCATTCCAGCTGCCAATCCTCCAATAGTATGACTGAATATTGCTTTTCCAGTTAATTCTCTATATTTCAAACTGTCCATCATAGCTACATGAGTGCTTAAGTATCCGCTCCAGCACATTCCCATACTTGTAAAAACCGCTATCTCTCTTGGCCCTATTACGCCCTCTTTTATAAATTGAGGTACAAGTCCAATAGCAGCTCCCACTGCTCCAAGTGCTGTTATAGGAAAAGCTATTGCCTGTGGACTGGTAAATCCAAATAACGGCTTTAATATAAAATTAAGTTTTGCTCCAATTATTGGAAGTATTCCTATTCCTTCATAAGCTGCTCCTGTATAGCCACCTTGAGGCATACCATTTGTAAGCATAAGAACTGTTGTACATATGATAATTACTCCAGGAATTATCGCAATTCCCATATCTACTCCTACTTTTCCACCTTCCAGCATGGCTTCTAAAAATCTTCCAAAAATTGATCCTCTTCTTATTTCTCTTGTATCAAGAACAAATTTTTCTATTTCCTTTTCTTCTTCTGATTCTCCTATACTTTTAAAATATTTTTTACTATAATGCAGCATTAAATTTACACTTATTATACTTCCTACCACTGCTCCAAGATTTCCTATAAGGACTGCCTTAAAAAGATTTTCTTTCATAAGTCCACCTTGTGCCACCATAAATGCTGATACTATGAATCCCATCCCAAAAGATGTTCCCAAGTTAGTAAGAGCTGTAAACTGATAGTTCTTAAAATATTTTCTAAATTCTTTATTTGCTGCTAAACTAAGTACAGCTGGATTATCTGATATATATGTTGTCACTATTGCTAATGCTGAAGCTCCTGGCAATCTATACAAAGGATAAATTACAAAATAAAGCAATTTATTTATCAGGGATATCACTCCAAATTCAGATAATATTTCTGAAAGAGCTCCTGCTAATACTGCAACTCCCATTATAAAGAATACTGTGTTTATCAGAAGATCATGTGCCGTTCCCATTACAGTATTTATCATATTCACAGGTCCCATTATTTTAGCAGTTGTTATAAAAGATCCAGCTAATAATCCCAGACATATAAAAGCTTCTAAACTTATTGCTTTCTTTTTTAATTTTTCCATTATTATCTCCTTAGTGTTTACTTATACCTTAAAAGTATAACATCAGACATAAAAAGTGTCAATATTTTTGCACCTTAAAAGCTTTTTTATAATAAAAAAAGTGTCTCTCTAAGTATTGATTTTTCAACATCTAAAGACATACTTATATTAATATCCAGCTTTATGTTATTTTATTTCTACAAAAAAAGATCAAAAATCTGAAACATAATTTCAAATTTTTGATCCCTCTCTTTTTTACTATTTATTTAAAGCTTTTTTTAATTCTTCTACTTTATCAAGTTTTTCCCATGGAATATCTAAATCAGTTCTTCCTATATGTCCAAATGCTGCAAGATCTTGATATTTGAATTTTCCACTTCTCAATTCAAGTGCTCTTTCTATCCCTCTTGGTGTTAGATCAAATACTTTTTTAACAGCTTCTGCTAATTCAAATTCATCTACTTTTCCAGTTCCAAATGTATCTACTTTTACTGATGTTGGTTCTACAACTCCTATTGCATATGATAATTGGATTTCACATTTATCTGCAAGGTCTGCTGCAACTATATTTTTTGCAACCCATCTTGCTGCATAAGCTGCTGATCTATCTACTTTTGAAGGGTCTTTTCCAGAGAAAGCTCCTCCACCATGTCTAAAGAATCCTCCATATGTATCTACTATTATTTTTCTTCCAGTTACTCCTGTATCTCCGTGTGGTCCTCCAATTACAAATCTTCCTGTTGGATTGATATGGAAATGTTTTACTTGATCAGGATCAAGCCCATAAGATCTCAATACTGGTTTTACTACTTTTTCTATTACTTCTTCTTTTATTTGAGCTTGAGTTACATCTGGATTATGTTGTACAGACACTACTACTGTATCAACGTGATCTATCTTTCCATTTTCATCATAAGCTAAAGTTACTTGTGATTTTGCATCTGGTCTTGCCCATGGAAGTTCTTTTGCTCTAGTCATTTTAGTAAGTTTCACTAATATTTCTCTAGCTAATACAAGAGCTAACGGCATTAATTCTGGAGTTTCTTTTACAGCTCCTCCAAACATTATACCTTGGTCTCCTGCTCCTCCAATATCTACTCCCATAGCTATATCTGGTGATTGAGCATGGATAGCACTTAATACTCCACAGTTAGAATCGAATCCCATTCCTTCTTTATATCCGATTTCATCAATTTTACTTCTTACAATGTCTTGGATATCTATATATGTAGTAGTTGTGATTTCTCCTCCTACAACAACCTGTCCTGTTGTACAAAATACTTCACACGCTACTCTTGAATTTGGATCATCAGCAAGACATGCGTCTACTACTGCGTCTGAAATTTGATCTGATACCTTATCTGGGTGACCAGGTGATACAAATTCTGATGTGAAATAAGTTAAATTTTTCATTTTTCCTCCTTAAAATATATTAATAATTTAATGTGTCAAGATAAAAAAATCCCTTTCACCAGACAGATGAAAGGGATTAAGTGTTAAATCCAATATTCCATCTCTCAGGAGTTAGCACCACACTTAAAAAGCAGGTTGCTGAGATTTCAACGGGCCAGTCCCTCAATCTCTCTTGATGGTATTCTTTATATTTATCATTTACACCTTATTATATATTTTTTTACTATTTGTGTCAATAATTATTTAGTTATTTTTTACTTGTCTTACAACATCCACTATAGATCCGTCTCTGTACTGCACTACAGCAACTACTTTATCCTCAAATTCTATTGCTTCTTCTTTTCCAGTCATAGCTTCTGCTATTTCTTTTAGCTCTTCTATTGTTTTGATTGGAAGATTAGAATTTTTGAATTTTTCTATTAGATCTTTTCTTAATGGATTAATTGCTATTCCTCTTTCTGTTACCAGTACATCTACTGTTTCTCCAGGAGTTGTTACAGTAGTTATTCTGTCTTTTACTACTGATATTCTTGCATTTACTAATTGAGAAACTATTATACATAGTTTTGATCCAGCTGCTGTATCACTGTGTCCTCCAGATCCTCCCATGATAACTCCATCTGATCCTGTAGTTACGTTTACGTTGAAGTTTGTATCCATTTCTGTTGCACCTAGGATAACTATATCAAGCATATTTACTACTGAACCTTTATTATTTGCATTTGCATACATTGTTGCTGACATTTTTATATGGTTTGGATTTTCTTTTGCTGATTTGATTGCATTAAGGTCAAAACATTGTACATCAAATAGAGCTTTGAAAAGTCCATCTTTATACATATCAACTATATATCCTGTTATTCCTCCAGCAGCAAAACTTCCTACTATATTTTTTGATTTCATAAGATTTCTAACTTCTGCTGCAACTGCAAGTGATATTCCTCCTGCACCTGTTTGGAAGCTCATTCCATCTTTTAAATATCCTGATTGCTCTATGAATTTAGCTGTAAGATCAGCAACTTTTAATCCTATTGGGTTTTTAGTGATCTGAGTAGTTCCAGATACTATTCCTTTAGGATCTCCAATAGCATCTACTACTAATACATAGTCTATTAAAGTTTGATTGATTTCTATTGTTGTATTTGGATATGGAACTAAGTTATCAGTGATAGCTACTACTAATTTAGCATTTTCAACATCTGAGTGAGCATATCCTAAAGCTCCACATGCTGATTTTCCATCTACTCCATTTATATTTCCATATTCATCTGAAGTTGGAGCTGCAACAAAAGCTATATCTACTTCAACCTCTCCTGTTTCCATTATTCTTGCTCTTCCACCATGAGTATGCATAACTGCTGGTTTTTGCATTTTACCTTGTGATATTGCCTGAGCAACTGGTCCTGACATGTATCCAGCATATATTTGTGTTACTATTCCTTTTTCAATCATTTCTACTACTGGTTTATGGCATGGGAATATAGAACTTGCAACTAATGTTACATCTTTATATCCTCTTTTTGCTATTTCTGCCATTACTAAATTTAATACATAATCTCCATTTCTTAAATGGTGGTGGAAAGATACAACCATTCCATCTTTTAATGGAAGTTTATCCATTAATTTTTCAAAATCAGTATGAAGTTTTTTATCATTAGGAGTTACAGTTTTAAAGTTATAATTCTTTTTTACTACTCCAGTTGTATTTGCTAAATATCCATTATAATGATTGATTTTTCCGTATCCTTCTATAAAATCAGGAACTTCTCTTCCTAAAATATTTTTCATCTATAAACACCTCACATATTATTGATTAATCTATTAGACCAATAAGTCTTGCAACATCCAATGTATGAATAGCTCTATTTATAATTGGAAGGTCAACCATTTTTCCATCTAATGAGAATACTCCAAGACCTTCTTTAGCAGCTTCTTCTTTAGCAGCTATTACTCTTAAAGCATGATTGATTTCAGCTTGTGATGGACAGTAAGCTGCATGGATTGTATCTATTTGTCTTGGGTTTATAGCAAGTTTTCCTGTAAATCCTAACATTTTTGCTTTTAATGAGTCAGCCATTAATCCTTCATAGTCATTTGTATCTGTAAATGGAGTATCTATTGCATCTACTTTACAAGCTTTACATGCATTTACTACTTTTGTTCTTGCATAGAATAATTCGTCTGATGATTTAGTTCTTTTTACTCCCAAATCAACTGCAAGGTCTTCTCCACCTAACAAAACAGAAATTACTCTTGGACTTGATTTTATAGTTTCATATACTGTTTCTACTCCATAAGTAGTTTCTACTAGTGGGTGTATTTTTATACTTCCTGCTTCAAATCCCATTTCTTTTTCTATTTCATTTAATTTTTTATCTAATACAACTATATCTTCAGGACAAGCTTTTGGAAGAAGTATAGCATCTGGTTTCAATCTTGCTATTACATCTATATCTTTTTCTGCAAATGGAGTAGATAAAGGATTAACTCTTACTACTACTTCTACATCATCATATTTATTTGTTCTTAAAGCTTCACTTATCAAATATCTTGCAGCATCTTTTTCTGTTAATGCAACAGCATCTTCCAAGTCAAATATAACAGCGTCTGAACCGAATACAGCTGCTGTTTGAAGCATTCCTGGGTTATTTCCAGGCATAAATAACATAGTTCTTCTTAATTCCACGATAAACACCTCTCATATAAAAAATAATATAATTATTATAATCCTCTAGCAACAGCAGCTTCTATTCTTGCTCTGACAGTATAATCAAGAGCTCCCTTATCTTGAGCTTGAACTTTTACTCCATCAATCCCAAGTTCTACAAGTTTATTTTTTATAACTTCTCTTATATGAGCTCCAAATTGTTTTTCCACAGTACTTTCTAATTCAATTTCTATTCCGCTTTCAGCTGGAGTTAGAATCACAAATATATCATTTGATTCTAGAGTACCACATTTAGCAGCTTTCTTTATTGTCATTTGATTCACCTCATTATTAAATTCTAAATAAAATTCTCTATAAACATTAGGGCTAATTAAAGGAAAAAGGTAGTCATATAACTACCTTTTTCAAAATCAAAATAAATTATAATTATACTCTTAAAAGAAAACTATTTCTTTCTTCTGTTTACTAAAGCTTCAACTCTAGACATTTCGTTGAATACGATCATGTATCCTTCGTCAACACCCATTCCTGGTTTAGCAAGAACTTGAAGAGCTCCACAAGCCATACCGATGTTAGTAGTAACTTCAGCAGATCTGTTAGTTTCGTTACAAGTTCCTCCACAGTATGATCCGATTCCTACTTTGTTACAGTAAAGAATTGCATCAGCTATGTTGTTTACTCCTCCAAGGTCTGGAGTTTTGATTTGAACTACATGTCCAGCTTTTTTGTCAGCGAACAATTTAATATCTTCTAATGTATTACACCATTCGTCAGCAACTAATTCAACTGCAATTCCTCTAGCGTCTACTTCAGCAGTTAAAGCAGCAAGAGCTTCGATTTGTTTATCTCTGTCTTCAACGTCCATAGGTCCTTCTATTCTTAATTTGAATGGTTTTGCAGCTTCTACTAATGTAGCAATGTAGTCAGCCATTTTTTTAGTGTCACAATCAAATGCAGCACCGATAGTTCCATAAACGTCTATGTGGAATATTGGAGAATAGTCAGCATCAGTTCTTTGAGAAATGATTCTGTCTCTTAACCATTTTACATAGTCAAGTAAGATTTCCCCGTGTAATCCTAATTTTTCTTTTACATTGTTAATCAAAGCGTGAGGTAAAACGTCAGCTTCTTTGATTATCATTTTGTCAGCAGCAACATATCTGTCGTCTCCTGATTGAGTGAATATAGGTCTCTTAGTGATTTCTAATCCTGTATTGTAGTCAGCTTTAATAACTTCAGCTAAAGTTACTTTTCTAGCTTTTGCAACACCATCAAGTAAAGCTTGAGTGATTCCATATCTTATTGCAGTATGTAATCTTTTTCCATTAACTTCTAATGCATCAAATTCTTCAGCAAGAGATTTGAAGTTATCAAGTTCTCTTCCTATTAATTTTGGAGCGATTTCTTTTTGGATTACTGGAATAAAGTCTTTTGCTAGGAATAAAGGATCTCTTCCTCCCGCACCTGAGTATTGAACAGCAGCACAGTCTCCATGAGCAACTTGTCCATCTTCAAGAACTAGTAAAACAGAGATAGCTTCTCCTGCTTGTCTGATTGATTTGAATCCTGGTGTTACTGGAGTTCCTAGATAGAACATACCATCATGTCCAGCTCCTGCTTTTATTGCTCTTTGGTCATCAAAATAGAATCCTGTTTTTCCTGCAGAACATACTACATCTACAATTTTCATAATTAAGCCTCCTAAGATTTTAAATTGTGTGGGAATTTTGCAATTCCCACTTTCTTCCTAATTAAATATATAATCTATTTCCAACATAATTGCAACCAACATTTAAAAATTGATTTTCTAAATTATTTTGCATTTATCATATCAATTTTATACTATGATTTCTACAAATTTTATTCGTTAATCGAATTAATTGTTTTTCATATGTTCAGTTTCAGGTCTTCCAATA
Coding sequences within it:
- a CDS encoding HpcH/HpaI aldolase/citrate lyase family protein encodes the protein MELRRTMLFMPGNNPGMLQTAAVFGSDAVIFDLEDAVALTEKDAARYLISEALRTNKYDDVEVVVRVNPLSTPFAEKDIDVIARLKPDAILLPKACPEDIVVLDKKLNEIEKEMGFEAGSIKIHPLVETTYGVETVYETIKSSPRVISVLLGGEDLAVDLGVKRTKSSDELFYARTKVVNACKACKVDAIDTPFTDTNDYEGLMADSLKAKMLGFTGKLAINPRQIDTIHAAYCPSQAEINHALRVIAAKEEAAKEGLGVFSLDGKMVDLPIINRAIHTLDVARLIGLID
- the citD gene encoding citrate lyase acyl carrier protein, coding for MTIKKAAKCGTLESNDIFVILTPAESGIEIELESTVEKQFGAHIREVIKNKLVELGIDGVKVQAQDKGALDYTVRARIEAAVARGL
- a CDS encoding methylaspartate ammonia-lyase; its protein translation is MKIVDVVCSAGKTGFYFDDQRAIKAGAGHDGMFYLGTPVTPGFKSIRQAGEAISVLLVLEDGQVAHGDCAAVQYSGAGGRDPLFLAKDFIPVIQKEIAPKLIGRELDNFKSLAEEFDALEVNGKRLHTAIRYGITQALLDGVAKARKVTLAEVIKADYNTGLEITKRPIFTQSGDDRYVAADKMIIKEADVLPHALINNVKEKLGLHGEILLDYVKWLRDRIISQRTDADYSPIFHIDVYGTIGAAFDCDTKKMADYIATLVEAAKPFKLRIEGPMDVEDRDKQIEALAALTAEVDARGIAVELVADEWCNTLEDIKLFADKKAGHVVQIKTPDLGGVNNIADAILYCNKVGIGSYCGGTCNETNRSAEVTTNIGMACGALQVLAKPGMGVDEGYMIVFNEMSRVEALVNRRKK